Proteins from a single region of Oryza brachyantha chromosome 6, ObraRS2, whole genome shotgun sequence:
- the LOC102703406 gene encoding transcription termination factor MTERF8, chloroplastic-like, translated as MLRLQKQLLSLPRGGGCACPLPSPHRLLYSTASTTSASTFSVDDYLVTACGLTRAQVPRASRLLFRLNSPSKADAVLAFFSGLGLSRSDIAGIIASDPLLLRAKVDVTLAPRVDALRGLGLSDSEMVSLVLAAATMLRRSDVASKLKFWISVFGSFDELLPSIKSCNRILLPNLDTMLKPNIAYLKQCGLSAIDIAKLHFNAYWVLGSNPERLKELVMRADKLGVPRNSGQFKYALATVACVSQEKIDSRRETLKRALGCTDEQLRIAVVHHPSILRASVDKLRTTAEFLTTKVGLDPEYIVHRPAFFGYSLKRRLLPRYLVMKALQESGIVRVDYCSMVVVTETQFRSSYIDRHKESIPGLAEIYAACCSGEMPSELQS; from the coding sequence aTGCTCCGCCTCCAAAAGCAactgctctctctcccccgCGGCGGAGGCTGTGCCTGTCCTCTCCCGTCACCCCATCGCCTTCTCTACTCCACTGCATCCActacctccgcctccaccttctCCGTCGACGACTACCTCGTCACCGCCTGCGGCCTCACCCGGGCGCAGGTTCCCAGGGCGTCCAGGCTGCTCTTCCGCCTCAATTCCCCCTCCAAGGCGGACGCCGTCCTCGCCTTCTTCTCCGGACTCGGCCTCTCCCGCTCCGACATCGCCGGCATCATCGCCTCCGACCCGCTGCTCCTCCGCGCCAAGGTGGACGTGACTCTCGCCCCCCGCGTCGATGCTCTCCGCGGCCTCGGGCTGTCCGACTCCGAGATGGTGAGCCTCGTCTTGGCCGCCGCGACCATGCTCCGTCGCAGCGACGTCGCCAGCAAGCTCAAGTTCTGGATCTCCGTGTTTGGTTCCTTCGATGAGCTCCTCCCGTCCATCAAGAGCTGCAACCGGATCCTGTTGCCCAACCTTGACACTATGCTGAAGCCCAACATTGCGTACCTGAAGCAGTGCGGATTAAGTGCCATCGATATTGCCAAGCTCCATTTCAATGCGTATTGGGTGCTTGGCTCCAATCCAGAGAGGCTGAAAGAGTTAGTGATGCGCGCTGACAAGCTCGGAGTGCCCCGCAACTCGGGGCAGTTCAAGTATGCGCTTGCGACCGTCGCTTGTGTAAGCCAGGAGAAGATTGACTCGAGAAGAGAGACATTGAAGAGAGCCCTTGGGTGCACTGACGAGCAACTACGCATAGCAGTGGTTCACCACCCATCCATCCTAAGAGCATCTGTTGATAAGCTGCGCACTACTGCAGAGTTCCTGACCACCAAGGTTGGTCTTGATCCAGAGTACATCGTGCATAGGCCTGCATTTTTCGGCTACAGCCTGAAGCGAAGACTCTTGCCCCGGTACCTTGTCATGAAGGCCCTGCAGGAGAGTGGGATTGTAAGAGTTGATTACTGTTCAATGGTGGTTGTGACAGAGACGCAATTCAGGTCATCATATATTGACCGTCACAAGGAGAGTATTCCTGGGCTTGCGGAGATTTATGCTGCATGTTGTTCAGGGGAGATGCCCTCTGAACTCCAatcttga
- the LOC102721560 gene encoding uncharacterized protein LOC102721560 has product MIHLRRGVLSRLLHPPCAAAAPADHANPLLSLHRLLLSSAAVPVSPKPFAVEDYLVESCGLTRDRAGKVSRGLSHLKSPSNPDAVLAFLSGLGLSSADIAEVVVNDPRVLCARVEKTLDARVAELSSLGLSRSQIARLVPLVRSQFRCKSLGRKLTYLLTVFGSFDRCLDVIRSNYGVISASIEKVIKPNLGILQQYGITTSNWRAFAFMSLSRPTKHLEDAVTHAIEFGIKQGTRTFSTAVVTFSILRQEKFTKNLRLFKKLGWSQEDLSIAVKSMPNIVAMKEERLRQSMKFLTKDVGLEIPYIARRPALIMYSIEHRLLPRHCLINVLKGNGLLKTNYDFFNIAVISNNKFMVKFVDPYVESIPGLGDAYASSCTGCGVQQLKVLSKGKRDKRVC; this is encoded by the coding sequence atgATTCACCTCCGGAGGGGCGTACTTTCTCGCCTTCTCCAtccaccgtgcgccgccgcagccccgGCCGACCACGCCaatcccctcctctccctccaccgcctcctcctctccagcGCCGCCGTACCCGTTTCCCCCAAACCCTTCGCCGTCGAGGACTACCTCGTCGAGTCCTGCGGCCTGACCAGAGACCGAGCAGGGAAGGTCTCCAGGGGGCTCTCCCACCTCAAGTCCCCCTCCAACCCCGACGCCGTCCTCGCCTTCCTCTCCGGCCTCGGCCTCTCGAGCGCCGACATCGCCGAGGTGGTCGTAAACGACCCGCGCGTGCTCTGCGCCAGGGTGGAGAAGACGCTGGACGCCCGCGTGGCCGAGCTCAGCAGCCTCGGCTTGTCGCGCTCCCAGATCGCGCGCCTCGTCCCGCTCGTCCGCAGCCAGTTCCGCTGCAAGTCGCTTGGGCGAAAGCTCACCTACTTGCTCACAGTCTTTGGCTCCTTCGACAGGTGTCTCGATGTCATCAGGAGTAACTATGGTGTCATTAGCGCCAGCATTGAGAAGGTGATCAAGCCCAACCTGGGCATCCTCCAGCAATATGGGATAACTACATCGAATTGGCGCGCATTTGCGTTCATGTCGCTCAGCAGGCCTACTAAGCACTTGGAAGATGCTGTGACACATGCTATCGAGTTCGGAATTAAGCAGGGGACACGGACATTTTCTACCGCGGTCGTGACGTTTTCGATCCTCAGGCAGGAGAAGTTCACCAAGAATCTACGGCTGTTCAAGAAGCTTGGATGGTCACAGGAGGATTTGTCAATAGCGGTGAAGAGCATGCCAAACATCGTAGCTATGAAGGAGGAAAGGCTTCGTCAAAGTATGAAGTTCTTGACGAAGGATGTTGGTCTAGAGATTCCATACATTGCACGAAGGCCTGCACTCATCATGTACAGCATTGAGCACCGGTTATTGCCACGGCATTGCTTGATCAATGTTCTCAAGGGGAACGGATTGCTTAAGACCAATTATGACTTCTTTAATATTGCCGTGATTAGCAATAATAAGTTTATGGTTAAATTTGTGGATCCTTATGTGGAGAGTATTCCAGGTCTTGGTGATGCATATGCTTCTAGCTGTACTGGATGTGGAGTGCAGCAGTTGAAGGTGCTATCTAAGGGTAAGAGAGATAAAAGAGTGTGTTGA
- the LOC102703693 gene encoding transcription termination factor MTERF4, chloroplastic-like, with amino-acid sequence MIHLRRRIVSLLLQLESHVPHAVVISPLISLRRAVSATAPASPKPFAVEEYLVATCGLTRAQAAKASGKLSHLRSPSRPDAVLAFLSGLGVSRPDIAATVAADPGLLCASVEKNLARRVAELGDLGISRSQIARLLPLATNTFRSCSLATNLGFWLPVLGSFEKILNCLKINSSILSASLEKVVKPNLALLKECGMDASDIASSSNLYSRRLFTLNPSYLRDAVARAEELGLDRRSRMFRYALLAVAFTSKESVATKLRILDGLGFSRDDFLLIVRRAPKILSLSEKKIRRTVEFLKRDIGLEERYIAQRPALFTYSLERRLLPRHHLLKVLRAKGLLNCELDYYRTATVGEEEFVQRFVDPYKDHIPGLAEAYASRCFAKLNGVASLLGL; translated from the coding sequence atgatcCACCTCCGGAGGCGCATCGTGTCTCTCCTCCTGCAGCTCGAGTCCCATGTCCCCCATGCTGTAGTAATTTCTCCGCTCATatccctccgccgcgccgtctccgccaccgcgccaGCTTCCCCCAAACCCTTCGCCGTCGAGGAGTACCTCGTCGCCACCTGCGGCCTCACCCGGGCCCAAGCAGCCAAGGCTTCGGGGAAGCTCTCCCACCTCAGGTCCCCCTCCAGGCCCGACGCCGTCCTCGCCTTCCTCTCCGGCCTCGGCGTCTCGCGCCCCGacatcgccgccaccgtcgccgccgacccaGGGTTGCTGTGCGCCAGTGTGGAGAAAAACCTAGCTAGACGCGTCGCCGAGCTCGGCGACCTGGGCATCTCGCGCTCCCAAatcgcgcgcctcctccctctcgctACCAACACCTTCCGCAGCTGCTCCCTCGCCACAAACCTCGGTTTCTGGCTCCCGGTCTTGGGCTCATTCGAGAAGATCCTAAATTGCCTCAAGATAAACAGCTCCATCCTCAGCGCCAGCCTCGAGAAGGTGGTGAAGCCGAACCTGGCGCTCCTCAAGGAGTGCGGGATGGATGCTTCTGATATTGCCAGTTCTTCAAACCTCTACTCCAGACGGCTGTTCACCTTGAATCCCAGCTATCTCCGGGACGCCGTGGCACGAGCGGAGGAGTTAGGCCTAGACCGCCGTTCTCGGATGTTCCGGTACGCACTCCTTGCGGTGGCCTTTACAAGCAAGGAGTCTGTTGCTACGAAATTACGGATCCTGGATGGGCTTGGGTTTTCGCGGGATGATTTCTTATTGATTGTTAGGAGGGCGCCCAAGATTCTGTcattatctgaaaaaaagaTACGGCGAACTGTGGAGTTCCTCAAGAGGGATATTGGACTGGAGGAACGGTACATTGCACAAAGGCCAGCACTGTTCACTTATAGCCTTGAAAGGCGGTTGTTGCCTCGGCATCACTTGCTCAAGGTCCTCCGGGCAAAGGGATTGCTGAATTGCGAGTTGGATTACTACCGCACAGCCACAGTGGGTGAGGAGGAGTTTGTGCAAAGGTTCGTGGATCCTTATAAGGACCACATTCCAGGCCTCGCTGAAGCTTACGCATCCCGTTGTTTTGCGAAATTAAATGGAGTTGCTTCACTGCTTGGACTGTAG